A window from Elusimicrobiota bacterium encodes these proteins:
- a CDS encoding ABC transporter permease subunit — translation MRFVFELPGMILAQFFLAYALAVLVIKTTFAGIDIRLEQVARFLGCTPWKVFWHVSLPLARNGIIAAFILAWARAVGDFGSTSTIAGAVRGKTETMPISIYLNLATVSLDRAVVLSVILTLMTIAALVTICLLLEKRS, via the coding sequence ATGCGTTTTGTTTTTGAATTGCCCGGCATGATTTTGGCGCAATTCTTTTTGGCGTATGCTCTGGCTGTGTTGGTTATAAAAACAACTTTCGCCGGTATTGATATCCGGTTAGAACAGGTGGCGCGATTTTTAGGGTGTACGCCGTGGAAAGTTTTCTGGCATGTATCTTTACCCCTGGCGAGAAACGGTATAATAGCGGCATTTATACTTGCCTGGGCGCGTGCCGTAGGCGATTTCGGTTCAACTTCAACTATTGCCGGGGCTGTAAGAGGTAAAACTGAAACTATGCCTATCAGTATTTACCTGAACCTGGCAACTGTCAGCCTTGACAGGGCTGTCGTTTTAAGCGTTATATTAACATTGATGACTATTGCCGCGCTTGTAACTATCTGCTTATTATTAGAAAAACGTTCATGA